The Thermotoga sp. genome includes the window ATACTGATCGAACACTTCGCAGGGGCGTTTCCAACCTGGATTGCACCGGTCCAAGTGGCGGTTATTCCAATCTCAGACAAACACAGTGAAGGGGCAAAGAAAGTGGCTGCATCGCTCTCTAGAGAGGGCTTCAGGGTCTTTCTGGACGATCGGAGAGAAACTCTGGGATACCGCATAAGACAGGCACAGCTTCAGAAAATACCGTATATGATCGTGCTGGGAGACAGAGAGCTCGAAAGCGGAAAACTCTCCGTGAGAACACGAACAGGAAAAGAGATAAAAAACGTGGAAATGAGTTATTTCATAGACGCGTTGAAAAGAGAAGTGAACGATCGAAAGCTGGAACTCACACTGGAGGGATGAGGATGAAGTGTTTTTTCGAGGAAGAAGATTTCGAAAAAATCGTGGAGAAGATAGATAGACTCTACACAAAAGTGAATACTCTGGAAGAATCGGATATCGCCTTTCTGAACAGGAAGATTCCCTTTCCCGGTGTTTCAGTTGTAAAAGAGAAAAACGGTTACGCGATTTACAAAGGGGAGAAAAAGTTTCTGGAGACGATCGACGACAGCAAAGAACTCCCGACAATCGTGGCTTACGCCCTTGCGGGCGAGAAAATGCTTGCTGGAAGCTGGGTGCGGAGGATGGTGAGTGGTCTCCTTCAGGCGATGATAGCTTTCATGGAAATAGAAGACGAGCGAGGATGGAGTCACTCTCAAAGAGTGGCAAAGCTTGCTGAACGCGTTGGAAAGGAACTGGGATTCTCCGAAGAAAGGCTTTCCCTTTTGAAAGAGTATGCCATGCTTCACGACGTGGGAAAGATAGGAATCGAACAACTGATGCTCTACACTCCCACCAGGTTGAGGATATTCGAGCAATACCCTCAGGATCACACGATCATGGGTTCCATTTTTCTGGCCTCTCTAGAAGTTCTGTGGGACGCT containing:
- a CDS encoding HD-GYP domain-containing protein, encoding MKCFFEEEDFEKIVEKIDRLYTKVNTLEESDIAFLNRKIPFPGVSVVKEKNGYAIYKGEKKFLETIDDSKELPTIVAYALAGEKMLAGSWVRRMVSGLLQAMIAFMEIEDERGWSHSQRVAKLAERVGKELGFSEERLSLLKEYAMLHDVGKIGIEQLMLYTPTRLRIFEQYPQDHTIMGSIFLASLEVLWDAVPIVRHHHENWDGTGYPDGLKGEQIPLEARIIAVCDHYDVLTNFVSSEWEGRTKTHEEALEIIKEEAGKKFDPKIVEAFLKIFSDKAVE